A single genomic interval of Rosistilla ulvae harbors:
- a CDS encoding sulfatase-like hydrolase/transferase, whose amino-acid sequence MLRLFHWLAALLLLLSSSLAAAPKPNILLIVSDDQGYNDLGSLGNGIITPALDRLAAEGTRLTNFYVSWPACTPSRASLLTGRYPQRNGIYDMIRNEAPDYGKLYTPEEYDVTFERVGGMDLREVILPTALKPAGYKSGIYGKWDLGTLKRFLPTSRGFDDFYGFVNTGIDYFTHRRYGVPSMYRNLEPTVEDEGTYCTYLFEREALRFIDQHAGESPFFLYVPFNAPHNSSALEPEIRSTVQAPQKYKDLYPAVDPETQINKKYRYGAPATVTTRAARQRDYRAAVTCMDDAIGKMLDRLEEKQQLDNTIVIFFSDNGGGGGADNAPLRGHKGQTWEGGIRVPCIVRWPDGGVKPMQVNDAFLTSLELLPSLAAAAGIAPPKDVVLDGFDWWPTLRGEQPSPRKEMFWKRRDLIGARVGKWKWVDMAGKAGGLYDLEADPEERNNLAQSHPEVLKHVQARYANWIAEMEAAEPRGPFRDF is encoded by the coding sequence ATGCTTCGCCTCTTCCATTGGCTGGCAGCGCTGCTGCTGCTCCTTTCTAGCTCTCTCGCTGCCGCCCCGAAACCGAACATTCTGCTGATCGTCTCGGATGACCAGGGCTACAACGATCTGGGCAGCTTGGGGAACGGGATCATCACGCCGGCGCTCGATCGATTGGCTGCCGAAGGGACCCGGCTGACAAACTTCTACGTCTCGTGGCCCGCTTGCACGCCGTCGCGAGCGAGCCTGTTGACTGGCCGCTATCCACAGCGGAACGGGATCTATGACATGATCCGCAACGAGGCTCCCGATTACGGCAAACTGTATACGCCCGAAGAATACGACGTCACGTTTGAACGCGTCGGCGGAATGGACCTCCGCGAAGTCATCCTGCCGACAGCGCTGAAGCCAGCCGGTTACAAGAGCGGGATCTACGGCAAGTGGGACCTTGGGACACTGAAGCGGTTCCTGCCGACCTCCCGCGGCTTCGACGATTTCTACGGCTTCGTCAACACCGGCATCGATTACTTCACCCATCGACGATACGGCGTCCCCAGCATGTACCGCAACCTGGAGCCCACGGTCGAAGACGAGGGGACCTATTGCACGTATCTGTTCGAACGCGAGGCGCTCCGCTTCATCGACCAGCACGCCGGAGAGTCGCCGTTTTTCCTGTACGTACCTTTTAATGCACCGCACAATTCTTCGGCTCTCGAACCGGAGATCCGTTCGACGGTGCAGGCGCCGCAGAAGTACAAGGATCTCTATCCCGCGGTCGATCCGGAAACGCAGATCAATAAAAAGTATCGCTACGGTGCGCCAGCCACCGTGACGACGCGAGCCGCACGGCAGCGGGACTATCGAGCCGCCGTCACATGCATGGACGACGCGATCGGCAAAATGCTCGACCGCCTGGAAGAAAAGCAACAACTCGACAACACGATCGTGATCTTCTTCTCCGACAACGGCGGCGGTGGTGGTGCGGACAACGCACCGCTGCGCGGCCACAAGGGACAGACTTGGGAGGGAGGAATCCGCGTCCCCTGCATCGTCCGCTGGCCCGACGGCGGTGTGAAACCGATGCAGGTCAACGACGCGTTTTTAACCAGCTTGGAACTGCTGCCGAGTCTCGCCGCGGCAGCGGGTATCGCCCCGCCGAAAGATGTCGTTCTGGACGGCTTCGATTGGTGGCCGACGCTGCGTGGCGAACAGCCTTCGCCGCGGAAGGAGATGTTTTGGAAGCGACGCGACCTGATCGGCGCTCGCGTCGGCAAATGGAAATGGGTCGACATGGCCGGCAAAGCTGGAGGACTGTACGATCTCGAAGCCGATCCGGAAGAGCGAAACAACCTCGCCCAATCGCATCCGGAAGTCTTAAAGCATGTCCAGGCACGGTATGCGAACTGGATCGCCGAGATGGAAGCTGCCGAGCC
- a CDS encoding DUF1559 family PulG-like putative transporter yields MKRRGFTIIEMLVTITIIGILVSLLLPAINMAREAARQTQCANNLRQMGTALIARAEQDKGRLCSGSFDWANDGAVTDIGWVADLVRDGLAPSEFRCASNPSQISAAYRDLIEMSVADAGNEACAPRLGKAPVTQIDGTIAKNYALTIVDENLAASGTDRIAMLTRDVYDRGFNTNYAASWFLVRGGVRLDDSGNLNPVDAGCSTDMNHPNVTTGPLTTKQIDSARVPGYTIPLLCDAKSNDTLTTDLGDRLGGELMTRTVVGGAITISGLATPSFAAGTAREGASGWWKVWNKETLQDYRGMFALHRGICNVVMADGSVKQLFDENEDGFINNGFPQNSNFQSDVIEAGPLKLASTYTLTASGND; encoded by the coding sequence ATGAAACGTCGCGGTTTCACGATCATCGAAATGTTGGTGACGATCACCATTATTGGGATCCTGGTCAGTCTGTTGCTGCCAGCGATCAACATGGCTCGCGAAGCAGCTCGCCAAACCCAATGCGCGAACAATCTGCGGCAGATGGGAACGGCGTTGATCGCTCGCGCTGAACAGGACAAGGGGCGGCTGTGCAGCGGTTCGTTCGATTGGGCAAACGACGGTGCGGTGACCGACATCGGCTGGGTTGCCGATCTGGTCCGCGATGGCCTCGCGCCTAGCGAATTCCGTTGTGCTTCGAATCCTTCGCAGATCAGCGCCGCTTACCGCGATCTGATCGAGATGTCGGTTGCCGATGCCGGCAACGAAGCCTGTGCGCCGCGGTTGGGCAAGGCTCCCGTGACGCAGATCGACGGCACGATCGCCAAAAACTATGCGTTGACCATTGTCGACGAAAACCTTGCCGCTTCGGGTACCGATCGGATCGCGATGCTGACGCGCGACGTCTACGATCGCGGCTTCAACACCAACTATGCAGCTTCATGGTTCCTGGTTCGCGGCGGCGTCCGGTTGGACGACAGCGGCAACTTGAATCCCGTCGACGCAGGTTGCAGCACCGACATGAACCATCCCAACGTCACGACGGGACCGCTGACGACGAAACAGATCGACTCCGCTCGCGTCCCCGGCTACACGATCCCGCTGCTGTGCGATGCAAAATCCAACGACACCCTGACAACCGACCTGGGCGACCGGCTGGGTGGCGAACTGATGACTCGTACCGTGGTCGGTGGTGCGATCACGATCTCCGGGCTCGCAACGCCTTCGTTCGCCGCGGGGACAGCTCGCGAAGGGGCTTCGGGTTGGTGGAAGGTTTGGAACAAGGAAACGCTGCAAGATTACCGCGGCATGTTTGCACTGCACCGCGGAATTTGCAACGTCGTGATGGCCGACGGCTCGGTGAAACAATTGTTCGATGAAAACGAAGACGGCTTCATCAACAACGGCTTCCCTCAAAACAGCAACTTCCAAAGCGACGTGATCGAAGCGGGGCCGTTGAAACTGGCCAGCACCTACACGCTGACCGCCAGCGGCAACGATTGA
- a CDS encoding DUF6677 family protein — MSSSRSENNPSAIHPGPGDRVVEVDGQTVYLRKPALAAVLAWLIPGAGHLYQGRTRKGWMFMICILVTYFFGFAIGGGHVVYASWINGDKRWHYLCQLPVGLVALPALIEGNNMRKHTVRGVTTADWKPYFGELMSPPRRPLQENDADDLAGWYAERGAGYEMGTWYTMIAGLLNVLVIFDAFAGPLAIPISGKSERSPKDEKEGEASEAKSQEGAA; from the coding sequence ATGTCCAGTTCTCGCAGCGAAAACAATCCCTCCGCGATCCATCCAGGCCCCGGCGATCGCGTCGTGGAAGTCGATGGGCAAACGGTCTACTTGCGAAAACCGGCGTTGGCAGCCGTCCTGGCGTGGTTGATCCCCGGTGCGGGGCATCTGTACCAGGGCCGCACGCGGAAGGGCTGGATGTTCATGATCTGCATCCTGGTCACCTACTTCTTCGGCTTCGCGATCGGCGGCGGACACGTCGTCTATGCCTCGTGGATCAATGGCGACAAGCGGTGGCACTACCTGTGTCAGCTGCCGGTTGGCCTTGTCGCATTACCGGCGTTGATCGAAGGGAACAACATGCGGAAGCATACGGTTCGCGGTGTCACGACCGCCGACTGGAAGCCCTATTTTGGCGAACTTATGTCGCCGCCGCGGCGTCCGTTGCAGGAGAACGATGCGGACGACTTGGCGGGCTGGTATGCCGAGCGCGGCGCCGGATACGAGATGGGAACTTGGTACACGATGATCGCCGGGCTGTTAAACGTGCTGGTCATCTTCGACGCTTTCGCCGGCCCGTTGGCGATCCCGATCAGCGGCAAGTCGGAGCGATCGCCCAAAGACGAAAAAGAGGGTGAAGCGAGCGAAGCGAAGAGCCAGGAGGGAGCTGCCTGA
- a CDS encoding dihydrodipicolinate synthase family protein, whose translation MKTSRFPAPLSGIVPPLVTPLTAPDSLHHHGLDSLLEHLISGGVSGVFLLGTCGEGPALPFKLQCELIERACSQVDNRVPVLVGVSSPSLEDSVGLAEHAADCGASAIVSTLPYYFATAEEHQAGHLVRLARRSPIPLVVYNMPACVHQTISIRTLQRLADEPNIAGFKDSGGDMQRFRQYCDLAIARRPEWCRLVGPEHLLAEAIAAGGTGGVNGGANVCPSLFHRIYQAAVAEDAVALRRLQKQADVLGRLYGQPETIGSVILGLKMALGLLGICEHHTTELFAPPTNEQWKATESVLAQLATWGLASV comes from the coding sequence ATGAAGACGTCTCGTTTCCCTGCCCCTTTGAGCGGCATCGTGCCACCGCTGGTGACCCCGCTGACGGCTCCCGACAGCTTGCACCATCATGGGCTCGACAGCTTGCTCGAACATCTGATCTCCGGCGGGGTATCGGGCGTGTTCCTACTGGGGACCTGCGGCGAAGGGCCTGCGTTGCCCTTCAAATTGCAATGCGAATTGATCGAACGGGCCTGTTCGCAAGTCGACAACCGCGTCCCCGTCTTAGTGGGTGTCAGCAGTCCCTCGCTGGAAGATTCCGTTGGGCTGGCCGAACACGCCGCCGATTGCGGTGCGTCGGCGATCGTATCGACGCTACCTTATTACTTCGCGACGGCAGAAGAGCATCAAGCGGGGCATCTGGTCCGGCTAGCCCGCCGCAGCCCGATCCCCTTAGTCGTCTACAACATGCCGGCTTGCGTGCATCAAACGATTTCGATCCGCACCTTGCAACGGTTGGCCGACGAGCCGAACATCGCCGGTTTCAAAGACAGCGGCGGCGATATGCAGCGGTTCCGCCAGTACTGCGACCTCGCGATCGCCCGTCGCCCGGAGTGGTGCCGTTTGGTCGGCCCCGAACATCTGCTAGCCGAAGCGATTGCGGCCGGAGGCACCGGGGGCGTCAACGGCGGCGCGAATGTTTGCCCGTCGCTGTTTCACCGCATCTATCAAGCCGCTGTGGCGGAAGATGCTGTCGCGCTGCGCCGTCTGCAAAAGCAAGCCGATGTGTTGGGGCGATTGTACGGTCAGCCTGAAACCATCGGTTCGGTGATCCTTGGGCTGAAGATGGCTCTCGGTTTGCTGGGGATCTGCGAGCATCATACGACCGAACTCTTCGCTCCGCCGACCAACGAGCAGTGGAAGGCGACCGAAAGCGTCCTGGCGCAATTGGCCACCTGGGGCTTGGCGTCGGTCTAA
- a CDS encoding NAD(P)H-hydrate epimerase, which translates to MNPPTPLSREQVRAIDEIAIGEFSMPGICLMENAGRGAAEQIAAFTAATEIAILCGGGNNGGDGFVIARHLQLLGRQPHIFLLADPARLAGDALTNWQIAMASKLPCEVVDEHSLPSLQRKLGDASCIVDAMLGTGASGDPRGTIANAIRDANATNAVRVAIDLPSGLDCDTGTPGDPCFRADLTCTFVAEKIGFAAPGASDFTGAVRVVSIGAPAELLRRYTVDD; encoded by the coding sequence ATGAATCCGCCCACGCCCTTGTCGCGGGAACAGGTTCGAGCGATCGACGAGATCGCGATCGGGGAATTTTCGATGCCAGGCATCTGCCTGATGGAGAACGCCGGCCGAGGCGCGGCCGAACAGATCGCTGCTTTCACTGCCGCCACGGAGATTGCGATCCTGTGCGGCGGCGGGAACAACGGCGGCGATGGGTTTGTGATCGCCCGCCATCTGCAGCTGCTGGGACGCCAGCCCCACATCTTTCTGCTGGCCGATCCCGCTCGACTCGCGGGGGACGCGCTGACCAACTGGCAGATCGCGATGGCCAGCAAGTTGCCTTGTGAAGTCGTCGACGAGCATTCGCTGCCGAGCCTACAGCGAAAACTGGGCGATGCATCGTGTATCGTCGACGCGATGTTAGGGACCGGGGCCAGCGGAGATCCTCGCGGCACGATCGCCAACGCGATCCGCGACGCCAACGCGACCAATGCCGTTCGCGTAGCGATCGATCTGCCCAGCGGACTCGATTGCGACACGGGCACCCCCGGCGATCCCTGCTTTCGCGCCGACCTGACATGCACGTTTGTCGCTGAAAAGATTGGCTTTGCCGCCCCCGGCGCGAGCGACTTCACCGGCGCGGTCCGCGTCGTTTCGATCGGCGCACCGGCGGAACTGCTGCGTCGCTACACGGTCGACGATTAG
- the nadA gene encoding quinolinate synthase NadA, protein MSVSIQPSEALPLKPYKSLSNTELSQRIQTVRQQLGDSLLILGHHYQQDEVIEHSDLRGDSYQLSQMAAESAACKTIVFCGVHFMAETADILANRPEKLEQRDGQRVRVILPDMAAGCSMADMAAIDQVENAWADMGEVIDTKTVIPVTYINSAASLKAFCGRNGGIVCTSSNARAVLEWAFERGQRVFFFPDQHLGRNTALTMDITNDQMPVWDPYEDELGGNDEQAIRDSRVILWKGHCSVHQMFRPEHVDAFRKNHPGIKILVHPECPQDVNDLADVSGSTGKIINTVKESPAGTKWAIGTELHLVNRLKQEHPEQEIHFLSPVICMCATMYRIDLAHLCWCLENLVAKENVNVIEVDEETSRWSLVALERMLAVK, encoded by the coding sequence GTGTCTGTATCGATCCAACCTTCGGAGGCATTGCCGCTGAAGCCCTACAAATCGCTCTCCAACACCGAACTGTCCCAACGCATCCAAACGGTGCGTCAGCAATTGGGCGATTCGCTGCTGATTCTGGGGCATCACTATCAGCAGGACGAAGTGATCGAGCACAGCGATCTGCGTGGGGACAGTTATCAGTTGAGCCAGATGGCAGCCGAGAGCGCCGCTTGCAAGACGATCGTTTTTTGTGGTGTCCACTTCATGGCGGAAACCGCCGACATCTTGGCAAACCGCCCCGAGAAACTGGAACAGCGCGATGGACAGCGCGTCCGCGTGATCCTGCCCGACATGGCGGCTGGTTGCTCGATGGCCGATATGGCCGCAATCGATCAAGTCGAAAACGCTTGGGCCGACATGGGCGAAGTGATCGACACCAAGACGGTGATCCCGGTCACCTACATCAATAGCGCGGCCAGTTTGAAAGCGTTTTGCGGGAGGAATGGCGGGATTGTCTGCACCAGCAGCAACGCCCGGGCGGTCCTGGAGTGGGCGTTTGAGCGCGGCCAACGCGTCTTCTTCTTCCCCGATCAACATCTCGGCCGCAACACCGCGCTGACGATGGACATCACCAACGACCAGATGCCTGTCTGGGATCCCTACGAAGATGAACTCGGCGGCAACGACGAACAAGCGATCCGCGACAGCCGCGTGATCTTGTGGAAAGGGCACTGCAGCGTGCACCAGATGTTCCGCCCCGAACATGTCGACGCGTTCCGCAAGAATCACCCCGGCATCAAGATCTTGGTCCACCCCGAGTGTCCGCAAGACGTCAACGACCTGGCCGATGTTTCGGGCAGCACCGGCAAGATTATCAACACAGTTAAAGAGAGCCCGGCGGGAACCAAGTGGGCGATCGGAACCGAATTGCATCTTGTGAACCGATTGAAGCAGGAGCACCCCGAACAGGAGATCCATTTCCTGTCGCCGGTGATCTGCATGTGCGCGACGATGTACCGCATCGATCTGGCGCATCTCTGCTGGTGCTTGGAAAACTTGGTCGCCAAGGAAAACGTCAACGTAATCGAAGTCGATGAAGAGACCTCGCGATGGTCGCTGGTCGCACTGGAACGCATGCTTGCGGTGAAATAA
- a CDS encoding NIPSNAP family protein encodes MVRTLVSLLIAGVMMTQSFAVEGKQYFEIRQYKLKENADPTLLDAYLSDALAPALNRMGIEPVGLFKTDSSEEQESRFVLIPLDNAGQVAEIPAKLAADKAYAEAATEYNQIPPSTPILDRVRSELLIAFDVLPRLNQPELSKNKDQRIFELRTYESATEHRGDLKVEMFNSGEVPIFLDCGIQPIFFGQAIVGDKIPNLTYMTVYPNQEAKDEGWKKFRVHPDWKVLSKKERYANTVSTIHKWNLLPLPASQL; translated from the coding sequence ATGGTCCGAACTCTCGTCTCCCTCCTGATCGCCGGTGTCATGATGACGCAATCCTTCGCTGTCGAAGGCAAACAGTATTTCGAAATCCGCCAATACAAGCTGAAAGAGAACGCCGACCCGACGCTCTTGGACGCCTATCTTTCCGACGCGTTGGCCCCCGCCCTGAACCGGATGGGAATCGAGCCCGTCGGTTTGTTCAAGACCGATTCGAGCGAAGAGCAGGAATCGCGGTTCGTCCTGATCCCGCTCGATAACGCCGGTCAAGTTGCCGAAATCCCAGCCAAGCTGGCGGCCGACAAAGCTTATGCAGAAGCGGCGACCGAATATAATCAAATTCCACCGTCGACACCGATCCTCGATCGCGTTCGCAGCGAATTGTTGATCGCATTCGACGTGCTACCCCGTTTGAATCAGCCGGAGCTTAGCAAAAACAAAGATCAACGGATCTTCGAACTGCGGACCTACGAAAGCGCCACCGAACACCGGGGCGATCTGAAAGTGGAGATGTTCAATTCGGGTGAGGTTCCGATCTTCTTGGACTGCGGAATCCAACCGATCTTCTTCGGTCAAGCGATCGTTGGCGACAAGATCCCCAACCTGACTTACATGACTGTCTATCCCAACCAAGAAGCCAAAGACGAAGGTTGGAAGAAGTTCCGCGTCCATCCCGACTGGAAGGTTTTGAGCAAGAAGGAACGTTATGCCAATACGGTTAGCACGATCCACAAATGGAACCTGTTGCCGCTACCCGCAAGCCAGTTGTAA
- a CDS encoding FHA domain-containing protein, protein MAVELSLDNGQRQVFSQNEITIGCASRCDFVVPPLDGIYDTHAVIRRVANRWLIESSGPWQLFPAEAHPDTRHWLVAETAIDLATRGPTLHFRIDPTAVVAADRQPISAAQPPKPTPLQAPPQPIATSQPVPVRPSQRPKSPAEFDDHAAPHPDQHGRPFNDPAEGSRSGHASAIPRLGRADTLRRRRSLGFMGFVAEAIKVVLGAAVGLSCSYYIMCRFLPDSALLQIIAAELPANLQPEVIRGEQIGGEQNSDPPQ, encoded by the coding sequence GTGGCTGTAGAACTCTCACTCGACAATGGCCAGCGCCAAGTCTTCTCGCAAAACGAAATCACGATCGGCTGCGCCAGCCGATGCGACTTTGTCGTTCCACCGCTCGATGGAATCTACGACACGCACGCAGTGATCCGCCGCGTCGCCAACCGCTGGTTGATCGAGAGCAGTGGCCCGTGGCAGCTGTTCCCCGCCGAAGCCCATCCCGACACGCGGCACTGGCTCGTTGCGGAGACCGCGATCGACCTGGCGACGCGCGGTCCAACGCTTCACTTCCGCATCGATCCGACAGCCGTTGTGGCCGCCGATCGGCAACCGATCTCCGCTGCCCAACCTCCCAAACCAACTCCGCTCCAAGCTCCACCACAACCGATCGCAACATCGCAGCCTGTGCCGGTGCGTCCCAGCCAGCGGCCGAAATCACCGGCTGAATTCGACGACCACGCAGCGCCGCATCCCGATCAACATGGTCGCCCCTTCAACGATCCGGCAGAAGGATCACGCTCGGGGCATGCCTCCGCAATTCCGCGGCTCGGCCGCGCCGACACATTGCGTCGCCGGCGATCCCTCGGGTTCATGGGCTTTGTCGCTGAAGCGATCAAGGTCGTCCTGGGCGCCGCCGTTGGGCTCTCTTGCAGCTACTACATTATGTGTCGCTTCCTGCCCGACTCTGCGCTGCTGCAGATAATCGCTGCCGAACTGCCGGCAAACCTGCAGCCGGAGGTGATTCGGGGAGAGCAAATCGGCGGCGAACAAAACAGCGATCCGCCGCAGTGA
- a CDS encoding Hsp70 family protein: MNQKADNIVGIDLGTTFSVVAHLDAAGIPRTVTNAEGDLTTPSVVLFEENEFVVGKEAAKAAALFPDKVAEFAKREMGKPMFSKSFGGQSFPPEVIQSLILEKLKRDAADKIGPITKAVITVPAYFNEPKRRATQDAGRLAGLEVLAVINEPTAAAIAYGVSEGFLNAQGESQRAETILVYDLGGGTFDVSVMRIDGQHYEVIATDGNVMLGGTDWDRCLAKHLVDRFADEHLIDPCQDPSAMSRFMREAEEAKRTLSARSQANVLIEFAGAVMRTTVTRAEFDELTAHLLERTRFTVNKVIKEAGLGWDEITRVLLVGGSTRMPQVGQMLKQQSGRAADRSLSADEAVAHGAALYGKILKSREAGQPESIQVTNVNSHALGVLGVETATGRPRNRVMIPRNSPLPSSHTAQFETHKSGQPNVAVQVVEGGDSSGQNSTMIGKCVVHDLPPGLPAGTPVWVKFQYDADGMLGVAASLPSVGITARLQIRRQNGLSDSALTDWNDKMKEIYSALDLD, translated from the coding sequence TTGAACCAAAAAGCAGACAATATCGTCGGCATCGACCTGGGAACCACTTTCAGCGTCGTCGCCCATCTCGACGCTGCGGGGATTCCGCGGACGGTGACCAATGCCGAGGGAGACCTGACAACTCCCAGCGTGGTGCTGTTTGAAGAAAACGAGTTTGTCGTCGGCAAAGAGGCGGCCAAGGCGGCGGCGTTGTTTCCCGACAAGGTGGCGGAGTTTGCCAAGCGGGAGATGGGCAAACCGATGTTCTCCAAATCGTTTGGCGGCCAATCGTTTCCGCCGGAGGTGATCCAGTCGCTGATCCTGGAGAAGTTGAAACGCGACGCGGCCGACAAAATTGGCCCGATCACCAAAGCGGTGATCACGGTGCCGGCCTACTTCAACGAACCCAAACGCCGCGCCACTCAAGACGCCGGTCGACTGGCGGGGCTCGAAGTCTTGGCGGTGATCAACGAACCAACCGCTGCGGCGATCGCCTACGGTGTCTCCGAAGGCTTCTTAAATGCTCAAGGCGAATCGCAGCGAGCTGAAACGATCCTGGTCTACGATCTCGGCGGCGGCACGTTTGACGTGTCGGTGATGCGAATCGATGGTCAACACTACGAAGTGATCGCCACCGATGGCAACGTGATGCTGGGAGGCACCGATTGGGATCGCTGTTTGGCAAAACATCTTGTCGATCGATTCGCCGACGAACATCTTATCGATCCCTGCCAAGATCCAAGTGCGATGTCGCGGTTCATGCGCGAAGCCGAAGAGGCCAAGCGGACGCTGAGCGCTCGGTCGCAGGCCAATGTGCTGATCGAATTCGCCGGCGCGGTGATGCGGACAACTGTCACGCGGGCGGAGTTCGACGAACTGACAGCGCATCTGTTGGAACGGACACGGTTCACTGTCAACAAAGTCATCAAAGAAGCGGGACTCGGGTGGGACGAGATCACGCGGGTACTTCTGGTTGGCGGTTCGACGCGGATGCCGCAAGTTGGCCAGATGTTGAAGCAGCAGAGCGGCCGGGCGGCCGATCGATCGCTTTCGGCCGACGAAGCGGTTGCTCACGGAGCGGCTCTGTACGGCAAGATCTTGAAGTCGCGGGAAGCTGGCCAGCCGGAATCGATTCAAGTGACAAACGTCAATTCGCACGCCCTGGGTGTGCTGGGAGTTGAAACGGCGACCGGGCGACCTCGCAATCGCGTGATGATTCCCCGCAACTCGCCTCTCCCTTCATCGCATACAGCTCAATTTGAGACCCACAAATCCGGGCAGCCCAACGTCGCGGTGCAGGTGGTCGAAGGGGGCGACAGCAGCGGCCAGAATTCCACGATGATCGGCAAGTGTGTAGTTCACGATCTGCCCCCCGGCTTGCCCGCCGGAACGCCGGTCTGGGTGAAGTTCCAATACGACGCCGACGGAATGTTAGGTGTCGCCGCCAGCCTGCCGAGCGTTGGCATCACCGCTCGGTTACAGATTCGACGACAGAACGGCCTCTCCGACAGCGCGTTGACCGACTGGAACGACAAGATGAAAGAGATCTACAGCGCCCTCGATTTGGACTGA
- a CDS encoding formylglycine-generating enzyme family protein: MSDFRNVWVPVAAVALLLTGAVNRGLAEDPVQGATRIVDLGDAVDLELVFIPAGEFKMGSTAEERAWATGIEGGATPGTERESYEGEQPRAMRVADGFWMGRTEVSVGQFRRFADESGYVTDAEKPGGQPHCFDPEWEISAIAPPHPWIPSPGKSWRDPGFGFPLRSVYPVVCVSWNDGRAFCAWLTERERMAGRLPKGLEYRLPTEAEWAYACRGGRESTYFWWGNDLKEGEGRLNISAVDFLPGRNKIWPLANAPWSDGFAFVSPVDHYGPQGRNGFGLADMCGGVWEIVLDHFDPQGGHEQLYVTDSNYRPVCRGGNYFDVPGNARCAVRLGLQGPAYGDSRDGFRICLGVPRDVRN, translated from the coding sequence ATGTCGGATTTCAGAAATGTTTGGGTACCCGTTGCCGCTGTTGCTCTTTTGTTGACCGGGGCGGTCAACCGAGGGCTGGCGGAAGATCCGGTGCAGGGCGCAACACGGATTGTCGATCTTGGCGACGCGGTCGATCTGGAGCTGGTGTTCATTCCCGCGGGCGAATTCAAGATGGGCAGCACGGCGGAGGAGCGAGCGTGGGCGACGGGCATCGAAGGCGGCGCGACGCCGGGAACCGAACGCGAGTCCTATGAAGGGGAGCAACCGCGGGCGATGCGAGTTGCCGACGGGTTCTGGATGGGACGGACCGAGGTCAGCGTGGGGCAGTTCCGCCGCTTCGCCGATGAATCGGGATATGTGACCGATGCGGAAAAGCCGGGAGGCCAGCCGCATTGCTTTGATCCCGAGTGGGAGATCTCCGCGATCGCCCCGCCTCATCCGTGGATCCCCAGCCCGGGGAAGAGTTGGCGCGATCCCGGTTTTGGTTTTCCGCTACGCAGCGTCTATCCCGTCGTCTGCGTCAGCTGGAACGATGGCCGCGCGTTCTGTGCTTGGTTGACCGAACGAGAACGGATGGCCGGCCGCTTGCCGAAGGGGCTCGAATACCGCCTGCCGACCGAAGCGGAATGGGCTTATGCCTGTCGCGGTGGCCGCGAAAGCACTTATTTCTGGTGGGGCAATGATTTGAAAGAAGGCGAAGGGCGGTTGAACATTTCCGCTGTCGATTTCCTGCCGGGGCGAAACAAGATCTGGCCGCTGGCGAACGCACCGTGGAGCGACGGTTTCGCGTTCGTCTCGCCGGTCGACCACTACGGCCCGCAGGGCCGCAATGGTTTCGGGCTGGCCGATATGTGTGGTGGCGTTTGGGAGATCGTCTTGGATCATTTCGATCCCCAGGGCGGGCATGAGCAGCTGTACGTGACCGATTCGAACTACCGTCCGGTCTGTCGCGGTGGCAATTATTTCGATGTCCCCGGCAACGCTCGCTGCGCCGTTCGACTGGGACTGCAAGGTCCCGCCTACGGTGACTCCCGCGACGGGTTTCGGATCTGTCTAGGCGTGCCACGCGACGTTCGCAATTAA
- a CDS encoding sigma-70 family RNA polymerase sigma factor gives MTDPTPSNDAHLEDALRRTRDGDKAAFETVIRRFEKPLRSWLAGHVPPGIDVDEVAQRTFVAAYCRLSDYQPGTQFAAWLFTIARFQLRTETTRLRRIADYHSRYGPDLLQRELDRRSEEAPQRWDTRLDSLHLCLDALSEPLRRFVDWRYEEEIPLEEMAARCGRSVAAVKKQLWKARQALQQCVETRLARADGGLQ, from the coding sequence ATGACCGATCCCACCCCCTCCAACGACGCCCACCTTGAAGACGCGCTTCGCCGCACCCGCGATGGCGACAAGGCTGCTTTCGAAACCGTGATTCGCCGGTTTGAGAAGCCGCTGCGCAGTTGGTTGGCTGGCCACGTGCCCCCCGGTATCGATGTCGACGAAGTGGCCCAGCGAACGTTTGTCGCCGCCTATTGCCGGCTGTCCGATTACCAACCCGGCACGCAATTCGCCGCTTGGCTGTTCACAATCGCCCGATTCCAGCTTCGCACCGAAACCACTCGGCTGCGGCGGATCGCCGATTACCATTCGCGTTACGGGCCCGATCTACTGCAACGCGAATTGGATCGCCGCAGCGAGGAAGCTCCCCAGCGGTGGGACACGCGTTTGGATAGCTTGCACCTTTGCCTGGATGCGCTGAGCGAACCGCTCCGCCGTTTCGTCGACTGGCGGTACGAAGAAGAAATCCCGCTCGAGGAGATGGCTGCCCGCTGCGGCCGCTCGGTCGCAGCAGTCAAAAAACAACTTTGGAAGGCTCGCCAGGCGCTCCAACAATGCGTGGAAACGCGACTGGCGCGGGCCGATGGAGGTCTGCAATGA